In Pseudomonas sp. Leaf58, one DNA window encodes the following:
- a CDS encoding adenosylmethionine--8-amino-7-oxononanoate transaminase: MGLNDQWMQRDLKVLWHPCTQMKDHEQLPLIPIKRGDGVWLEDFEGKRYLDAVSSWWVNVFGHANPRINQRIKDQVDQLEHVILAGFSHQPVIELSERLVAMTPAGLDRVFYADNGSSCIEVALKMSFHYWQNVGQPGKKRFVTLTNSYHGETIAAMSVGDVPLFTETYKALLLDTLKVPSPDCYLRPEGMSWEEHSRNMFQAMEQTLAEHHASISAVIVEPLIQGAGGMRMYHPVYLKLLREACDRYEVHLIHDEIAVGFGRTGTMFACEQAGIRPDFLCLSKALTGGYLPLAACLTTDKVYQAFYDDYPTLRAFLHSHSYTGNPLACAAALATLDIFEQDNVIEANKALATRMASATAHLADHAHVAEIRQTGMALAIEMVQDKAGKVAYPWQERRGLKVFEHALTRGALLRPLGSVVYFLPPYVITPEQIDFLAEVASEGIDIATRDSVSVAVPANFHPDFRDPG, from the coding sequence ATGGGCCTCAATGATCAGTGGATGCAACGCGACCTCAAGGTCCTGTGGCACCCCTGCACCCAGATGAAAGACCACGAGCAGCTGCCGCTGATCCCGATCAAGCGCGGCGACGGTGTGTGGCTGGAAGACTTCGAAGGCAAGCGCTACCTGGATGCGGTGAGCAGCTGGTGGGTCAACGTGTTCGGCCATGCCAACCCGCGCATCAACCAGCGCATCAAAGACCAGGTTGACCAGTTGGAACACGTGATTCTGGCCGGTTTCAGCCACCAGCCGGTGATCGAGCTGTCCGAGCGCCTGGTGGCCATGACCCCGGCCGGGCTGGACCGGGTGTTTTATGCCGACAACGGCTCGTCGTGCATCGAAGTGGCACTGAAGATGAGCTTTCACTACTGGCAGAACGTCGGCCAACCGGGCAAGAAGCGCTTCGTTACCCTGACCAACAGCTACCACGGTGAAACCATTGCCGCCATGTCGGTCGGCGATGTGCCGCTGTTCACCGAAACCTACAAGGCGCTGTTGCTCGACACCCTCAAGGTGCCCAGCCCCGACTGCTACTTGCGCCCGGAGGGCATGAGCTGGGAAGAGCACTCGCGCAACATGTTCCAGGCCATGGAGCAAACCCTGGCCGAGCACCACGCCTCGATCAGCGCCGTGATCGTCGAGCCGCTGATCCAAGGTGCCGGCGGCATGCGCATGTATCACCCGGTGTACCTCAAGCTGCTGCGCGAGGCCTGCGACCGTTATGAAGTGCACCTGATCCACGACGAAATCGCCGTGGGCTTTGGCCGCACCGGGACGATGTTCGCCTGCGAACAGGCCGGCATCCGCCCGGACTTCCTGTGCTTGTCCAAGGCCTTGACCGGCGGCTACCTGCCGCTGGCCGCATGCCTGACCACCGACAAGGTGTACCAGGCGTTCTACGATGACTACCCAACCCTGCGCGCGTTCCTGCATTCGCACAGCTACACCGGCAACCCACTGGCGTGCGCCGCGGCCCTGGCAACCCTGGATATCTTCGAGCAGGACAACGTGATCGAGGCCAACAAGGCCCTGGCCACGCGCATGGCCAGCGCCACCGCGCACCTGGCCGATCATGCACATGTGGCAGAAATCCGCCAAACTGGCATGGCCTTGGCCATCGAGATGGTTCAGGACAAGGCCGGCAAGGTTGCCTACCCCTGGCAAGAGCGCCGTGGCTTGAAGGTGTTCGAGCATGCGCTGACCCGCGGCGCCCTGCTGCGCCCGCTGGGCAGCGTGGTGTACTTCCTGCCGCCGTACGTGATCACGCCGGAGCAGATCGACTTCCTCGCCGAAGTGGCCAGCGAAGGCATCGACATCGCCACCCGCGATAGCGTCAGCGTGGCCGTACCGGCCAACTTCCACCCCGACTTCCGCGACCCGGGCTAG
- a CDS encoding flavin monoamine oxidase family protein, which produces MAAAWVRLCALVLIGVSSGVALAKDKTPSAIVVGGGLAGLTAAYELQNKGWQVTLLEAKAGMGGRSGLATSEWIGNAKAQPVLNQYLDRFKLETLPAPEFVRTPGYLIDGEYFSAADLATKQPATAEALKRYEKTLDDLARSIDDPLNPQANSTLFALDQINVSNWLDKLQLPATARQLVNQQIRTRYDEPSRLSLLYFAQQNRVYRGVSDRDLRAARLPGGSPVLAQAFVKQLKTIKTNSPVTAIVQDKDGVTVKVGSVGYQADYLVMAVPLRALAKIQMTPGLDSQHLAALKGTNYGWRDQLMLKFKKPVWESRARMSGEIFSNAGLGMLWIEPALKGGANVVINLSGDNARLLQAFGDKQMVDQVLIRLHAFYPQARGSFTGYEVKRYSTDAGTGGAYLAYGPGQISKYWRLWERPVQRITFAGEHTDALYPGTLEGALRSGQRAASQVQDLLAGKSFDPAKAAPVAAAAAGAVAAKQSKGGFFSNLFGGAADKGDKAPVKAEPNKADEAKQDKPGFFSRLFGGADKPEVKAAPIAKTEEVVPAPAPAPQAAPAPVAPVAKETPVKPAATKAAPAKHAPAHKPAHKPAETKKSTAKSEPAKKAVANTQAKAG; this is translated from the coding sequence ATGGCTGCTGCTTGGGTGCGCCTGTGCGCGTTAGTATTGATTGGTGTGTCCAGCGGCGTCGCGCTGGCAAAGGACAAAACGCCCTCGGCAATTGTGGTGGGGGGCGGCTTGGCCGGCCTGACGGCTGCCTACGAGCTGCAGAACAAAGGCTGGCAGGTGACGCTGCTGGAAGCCAAGGCGGGCATGGGCGGGCGTTCGGGCCTGGCCACCAGCGAGTGGATCGGCAACGCCAAGGCGCAGCCGGTACTCAACCAGTACCTCGACCGTTTCAAGCTTGAAACACTGCCAGCGCCAGAGTTCGTGCGCACCCCCGGTTACCTGATCGACGGTGAGTATTTCAGCGCCGCCGACCTGGCCACCAAGCAGCCGGCCACCGCCGAGGCGCTCAAGCGTTACGAAAAAACCCTCGACGACCTGGCCCGCTCCATCGATGACCCGCTGAACCCGCAGGCAAACAGCACGCTGTTCGCCCTCGATCAGATCAACGTTTCCAACTGGCTGGACAAGCTGCAACTGCCGGCCACTGCCCGTCAGTTGGTCAACCAGCAGATCCGTACCCGCTACGATGAGCCATCGCGCCTGTCGCTGCTGTATTTCGCCCAGCAGAACCGCGTGTACCGCGGCGTCAGCGACCGTGACCTACGTGCCGCGCGCCTGCCTGGCGGCAGCCCGGTACTGGCCCAGGCTTTCGTCAAGCAACTGAAGACCATCAAGACCAACTCGCCGGTGACCGCCATTGTCCAGGACAAGGACGGTGTCACGGTCAAGGTCGGTAGTGTCGGTTACCAGGCGGATTACCTGGTCATGGCTGTGCCGCTGCGCGCCCTGGCCAAAATTCAGATGACCCCAGGCCTGGACAGCCAGCACTTGGCGGCGTTGAAAGGTACCAACTATGGCTGGCGCGACCAGCTGATGCTGAAGTTCAAGAAGCCGGTATGGGAAAGCCGCGCGCGCATGTCGGGCGAAATCTTCAGCAACGCTGGTTTGGGCATGCTGTGGATCGAGCCGGCGCTCAAGGGTGGCGCCAACGTGGTGATCAACCTGTCGGGTGATAACGCCCGCCTGCTGCAGGCATTTGGCGACAAGCAGATGGTCGACCAGGTGCTTATCCGCCTGCATGCATTCTACCCCCAGGCCCGCGGCTCGTTTACCGGCTATGAGGTCAAGCGCTACAGCACCGACGCCGGTACCGGCGGCGCCTACCTGGCCTACGGCCCGGGGCAGATCAGCAAGTACTGGCGCCTGTGGGAGCGCCCAGTGCAGCGTATCACCTTTGCCGGTGAACATACCGACGCCCTCTACCCTGGTACCTTGGAAGGTGCCCTGCGCAGTGGCCAGCGGGCGGCCAGCCAAGTGCAGGACCTGCTGGCCGGCAAGTCGTTCGACCCGGCCAAGGCCGCCCCGGTGGCGGCGGCAGCGGCTGGCGCTGTAGCGGCCAAGCAGAGCAAGGGTGGGTTCTTCTCCAACCTGTTCGGGGGGGCTGCCGACAAGGGTGACAAGGCACCGGTCAAGGCCGAGCCGAACAAGGCCGATGAGGCCAAGCAGGACAAGCCAGGGTTCTTCTCGCGCCTGTTTGGTGGGGCGGACAAGCCGGAAGTGAAGGCTGCACCAATTGCCAAGACTGAGGAAGTGGTGCCAGCACCTGCACCTGCACCACAAGCTGCACCCGCCCCGGTAGCGCCTGTTGCCAAGGAAACTCCGGTCAAGCCGGCAGCGACCAAGGCTGCACCAGCCAAGCATGCGCCGGCGCACAAACCGGCGCACAAGCCTGCCGAAACCAAGAAGTCTACCGCCAAGTCCGAACCGGCCAAGAAAGCCGTGGCCAATACCCAGGCCAAGGCGGGTTGA
- a CDS encoding 16S rRNA (uracil(1498)-N(3))-methyltransferase: protein MRLSRFFIDAPLSLGEHDLPEAQAHYIGRVLRMAPGDAVQLFDGSGQEYLGQLLEVGKKTVRVSLDQALAGQADSPLHVHLGQGLSRGERMDWAIQKATELGANEITPIVSERCEVRLKDERADKRLAHWRQVAISACEQCGRSTLPVIHPPVTLAEWLNSSKADLKLVLHPVAEPLTSHDKPATLAFLIGPEGGLSEAEVDQAKAAGYHAARLGPRVLRTETAPVVALSVAQQLWGDF, encoded by the coding sequence ATGAGACTGTCCCGCTTCTTCATCGACGCCCCCCTGAGCCTTGGCGAGCATGACCTGCCCGAGGCCCAGGCCCACTACATTGGCCGCGTGCTGCGCATGGCCCCCGGCGACGCCGTGCAGCTGTTCGACGGCAGCGGCCAGGAATACCTCGGCCAGTTGCTCGAAGTGGGCAAGAAAACCGTACGCGTCAGCCTCGACCAGGCCCTGGCCGGCCAGGCCGATTCACCGCTGCACGTCCACCTCGGCCAAGGCCTGTCGCGTGGCGAGCGCATGGACTGGGCGATTCAGAAGGCTACCGAACTGGGCGCCAACGAAATCACCCCGATCGTCAGCGAACGCTGCGAAGTGCGGCTAAAAGATGAACGCGCCGACAAGCGCCTGGCCCACTGGCGCCAGGTGGCGATCAGTGCTTGCGAACAATGCGGCCGCTCGACCTTGCCGGTCATCCACCCGCCGGTGACCTTGGCCGAATGGCTGAATAGCAGCAAAGCCGACCTGAAGTTGGTCCTGCACCCTGTCGCCGAACCGCTCACCAGCCATGACAAGCCTGCCACCCTGGCCTTCCTGATCGGCCCGGAAGGCGGCTTGAGCGAGGCGGAGGTCGACCAGGCTAAAGCCGCCGGCTACCACGCCGCACGCCTCGGCCCACGCGTGCTGCGCACCGAAACCGCGCCGGTGGTGGCGCTGTCGGTAGCACAGCAATTGTGGGGCGATTTTTAA
- a CDS encoding YceI family protein, with amino-acid sequence MLKKTFAALALGTALLSAGQAMAAEYKIDKEGQHAFVDWKISHLGYSFIHGTFKDFDGNFTWDSAKPEASKITVDLKTASLWSNHAERDKHIASKDFLDVKKYPEAKFVSTSVKSTGDKTADVTGDLTMHGVTKPVTFKATFNGEGKDPWGGERAGFNATTTLNLNDFGIKGPGATSQTLDLDISVEGVKQK; translated from the coding sequence ATGTTGAAAAAGACTTTTGCCGCTCTGGCGCTCGGTACCGCTCTGCTCTCCGCTGGCCAGGCAATGGCTGCTGAGTACAAGATCGACAAGGAAGGCCAGCACGCGTTCGTTGACTGGAAGATCAGCCACCTGGGCTACAGCTTCATCCACGGTACCTTCAAGGACTTCGACGGCAACTTCACCTGGGACAGCGCCAAGCCTGAAGCCAGCAAGATCACCGTCGACCTGAAAACCGCCAGCCTGTGGTCGAACCACGCCGAGCGTGACAAGCACATCGCCAGCAAAGACTTCCTGGATGTGAAGAAGTACCCGGAAGCCAAATTCGTCTCCACCAGCGTCAAGTCGACTGGCGACAAGACGGCTGACGTGACCGGCGACTTGACCATGCACGGTGTGACCAAGCCGGTCACCTTCAAGGCCACCTTCAACGGTGAAGGCAAAGACCCATGGGGCGGCGAGCGCGCTGGTTTCAACGCCACCACTACGCTGAACCTGAACGATTTCGGCATCAAGGGCCCGGGCGCTACTTCGCAGACCCTCGACCTGGATATCAGTGTTGAAGGTGTGAAGCAGAAGTAA
- a CDS encoding hemolysin III family protein: MYYGERFNAWTHLVGAVLACIGAIWLIVTAGLQGDPWKIVSFSIYGSTLLLLYSISTLYHSTRGRAKVIMRKLDHLSIYLLIAGSYTPFCLVSLRGLWGWSLFGGVWGLAVIGMLQEIKPRSEARVLSIIIYAVMGWIVLVAVKPLLHSLGTAGFAWLAAGGVFYTVGIIFFALDSRLRHAHGIWHLFVIVGSLLHFVAVSLYVR, from the coding sequence ATGTACTACGGTGAACGCTTTAACGCCTGGACCCACCTGGTCGGTGCTGTTCTGGCCTGTATCGGTGCTATCTGGCTGATCGTAACCGCGGGCCTGCAAGGCGATCCATGGAAGATCGTCAGTTTCTCCATCTACGGCAGCACGCTGCTGTTGCTGTACAGCATTTCCACCCTTTACCACAGCACTCGCGGGCGGGCGAAGGTGATCATGCGCAAGCTCGATCACCTGTCGATCTACCTACTGATCGCCGGAAGCTACACGCCGTTTTGCCTGGTCAGCCTGCGCGGCCTTTGGGGCTGGAGCCTGTTTGGTGGGGTCTGGGGGCTGGCGGTGATCGGCATGCTGCAAGAGATCAAGCCGCGCTCCGAGGCGCGGGTGCTGTCGATCATCATCTACGCGGTGATGGGCTGGATCGTGCTGGTCGCGGTCAAGCCGCTGCTGCACTCCCTGGGCACTGCCGGCTTTGCCTGGCTTGCCGCCGGCGGCGTGTTCTACACCGTCGGCATCATCTTTTTCGCCCTGGACAGCCGCTTGCGCCACGCGCACGGCATTTGGCACCTATTCGTGATTGTCGGCAGCCTGCTGCACTTCGTTGCAGTGTCGCTTTACGTGCGCTAG
- a CDS encoding chemotaxis protein CheW has product MLELIAGQRSSLTGLLLPLGDRTLVLPNVAVAELSGQRNLVCQRGEPAWHLGWIDWRQQRLPLIGFEAACGGETPCGERARVVVLNALGDTGLRYLALLLQDIPRSCKLDSQLNYVDVALGRLELAAVQVGEQVARVPDLVGLERLVRDAELQPDLG; this is encoded by the coding sequence ATGCTTGAACTGATCGCCGGCCAGCGCAGCAGCCTGACCGGGTTGTTGCTGCCGTTGGGCGACCGTACCCTGGTGTTGCCGAATGTGGCGGTGGCCGAGTTGAGCGGCCAACGTAACCTGGTGTGCCAGCGTGGCGAGCCGGCCTGGCACCTGGGCTGGATCGACTGGCGCCAACAGCGCCTGCCGTTGATCGGCTTCGAGGCAGCGTGCGGTGGCGAGACGCCTTGCGGGGAGCGGGCTCGGGTGGTGGTGCTCAATGCCCTGGGCGACACCGGGCTGCGTTACCTGGCGCTGTTGCTGCAGGACATTCCACGTTCGTGCAAGCTCGACAGCCAACTGAACTATGTGGACGTGGCGCTGGGCCGCCTGGAGCTGGCCGCGGTGCAGGTGGGTGAGCAGGTGGCGCGGGTGCCGGACCTGGTCGGGCTGGAGCGGCTGGTGCGTGACGCAGAACTGCAACCTGACCTTGGCTAG
- a CDS encoding cytochrome b → MQLRNSPSRYGVVSIVLHWGVALAVFGLFGLGLWMVDLDYYSPWRKAGPDLHKSIGLVLLAVMLLRVVWRFFSPPPPAPANHGAFTRLAAKLGHLALYVGLFAVMLAGYLISTADGVGIPVFGLFEVPALVSDLPDQADLAGVIHLWLAWGLVIFAVLHALAALKHHFIDRDATLTRMLGRKA, encoded by the coding sequence ATGCAGCTCCGCAATTCACCTTCTCGCTACGGCGTGGTCAGCATCGTCCTGCACTGGGGCGTGGCTCTGGCAGTCTTCGGCCTGTTCGGCCTGGGCCTGTGGATGGTCGACCTCGACTACTACAGCCCTTGGCGCAAAGCCGGCCCAGACCTGCACAAGAGCATCGGCCTGGTGCTGCTGGCAGTGATGCTGCTGCGGGTGGTCTGGCGCTTCTTCAGCCCGCCTCCACCAGCACCGGCCAACCACGGCGCATTCACCCGTCTGGCGGCCAAGCTGGGCCACCTGGCCCTGTATGTCGGCTTGTTTGCAGTAATGCTTGCCGGGTACCTGATCTCCACCGCCGACGGCGTCGGCATTCCGGTCTTCGGCTTGTTCGAAGTACCGGCACTGGTCAGCGACCTGCCCGACCAGGCAGACCTGGCTGGGGTGATTCATCTCTGGCTGGCATGGGGCTTGGTGATTTTTGCCGTGTTACATGCTTTGGCGGCGCTCAAGCACCATTTCATCGACCGTGACGCGACCCTGACCCGAATGTTGGGCCGCAAAGCTTGA